A genomic stretch from Malus domestica chromosome 15, GDT2T_hap1 includes:
- the LOC103416049 gene encoding probable N-acetyltransferase HLS1, with protein sequence MGEDDGMVFSLVVREFDPIKDCEMVQDVERRCEVGPSGGLSLFTDLLGDPICRVRHSPAYLMLVAEVVGAEKEREIVGMIRGCIKTVTCGKKLSRNGKSVTAGDVTLKPLPVYTKLAYILGLRVSPSHRRMGIGLKLVSRVEEWFRENGAEYSYMATENDNQASVKLFTDKCGYVKFRTPTILVNPVYAHRVKVSSRVTVIELSPSDAEALYRRRFATTEFFPRDIDSVLNNRLSLGTFLAVPRGSVTEETWPGADHFSADPPESWAILSVWNSKDVFTLEVKGASLVKRTLAKTTRLVDRALPWMRLPSVPDIFRPFGVHFLYGLGGEGPRAAKLVKALCGHAHNLAKERGCGVVATEVSSREPLRLGIPHWKRLSCDEDMWCIKRLGEDYSDGSVGDWTKSAPGMSIFVDPREI encoded by the exons ATGGGTGAGGATGACGGAATGGTTTTTAGTTTAGTGGTGAGAGAGTTCGACCCCATCAAGGATTGCGAAATGGTTCAAGACGTTGAGAGGCGCTGCGAGGTCGGTCCCAGCGGCGGACTCTCCCTCTTTACCGACCTCCTTGGCGACCCGATTTGCAGGGTCCGCCATTCTCCTGCCTATCTCATGCTG GTGGCAGAGGTGGTGGGGgcggagaaggagagagagatagtTGGGATGATAAGAGGTTGCATCAAAACCGTTACATGCGGCAAGAAGCTCTCTAGAAATGGTAAAAGCGTTACTGCTGGCGATGTCACTCTCAAGCCCCTCCCTGTTTACACCAAACTCGCTTACATCTTGGGCCTCCGTGTCTCTCCTTCTCACAG gAGGATGGGAATAGGGTTAAAGCTAGTGAGCAGAGTGGAGGAGTGGTTTCGAGAAAACGGGGCGGAGTATTCGTACATGGCCACCGAGAACGACAACCAAGCCTCCGTCAAGCTCTTCACCGACAAATGCGGCTACGTCAAGTTCCGTACGCCCACCATCCTTGTAAACCCGGTCTACGCCCACCGGGTCAAGGTCTCCTCCCGCGTCACCGTCATCGAGCTTTCCCCCTCCGACGCCGAGGCACTCTACCGCCGCCGGTTCGCCACCACCGAGTTCTTCCCCCGCGACATTGACTCAGTCCTCAACAACCGCCTCAGCCTCGGCACGTTCCTCGCCGTGCCGCGTGGCAGCGTGACGGAGGAGACGTGGCCCGGCGCGGATCATTTCTCGGCCGACCCGCCCGAGTCATGGGCCATCCTCAGCGTCTGGAACTCGAAGGACGTGTTCACATTAGAAGTCAAAGGCGCGTCGCTCGTGAAACGCACGCTCGCGAAGACAACGAGGTTGGTGGATCGGGCCTTGCCGTGGATGAGGCTGCCGTCGGTTCCGGACATTTTCAGGCCGTTCGGGGTACACTTCTTGTACGGGCTCGGAGGAGAGGGCCCACGCGCGGCAAAGTTGGTGAAGGCACTGTGCGGCCACGCGCACAACTTGGCGAAGGAGCGTGGTTGCGGGGTGGTGGCGACGGAGGTGTCGAGCCGCGAACCGCTGAGGTTAGGAATCCCGCACTGGAAGAGGCTATCGTGCGACGAGGACATGTGGTGCATCAAGCGGCTCGGGGAAGACTACAGTGACGGCTCTGTCGGTGACTGGACAAAGTCGGCACCTGGCATGTCCATTTTTGTCGACCCCAGAGAAATCTAA